In Pseudoroseomonas cervicalis, the DNA window GCGTGCCGGGCGGCAGCGCCTGGCGCAGTGCCGCCGCCAGTTCGGGGCGGCGGCGCAGATCCTCGGCCAGGCGCTGCAGCTCGGCGGTCATGGGCGGGGCGGGCATGGGCGGTCCCGCCGGTGTCAGTGCGACAGCTGCGCCGAGAGGGATGCCAGCATTGCCCAAGGGTCGATGACCTGGCCCGGCTTGTCCGTGAACGGGACGGCCGAGCTGGAGATGAAGGAGGCGCCACCGGTCACGCCATCCAGCGCCGCGTCCGGCAGGGCCGCGCCATCGGATGGCGGGCCGGCGGATGGCTGGCCGGGGAGCTGCCCACGGCTGGCCTGCAGATCGGCGGCCTCGATCGCATAGCCATGGCTCTGCAGCCGGGCGGCGGCGTCCTCCAGGCTGCGGCATGGCGCCAGCTCGGCTGCCAAGGTCTGGCGCA includes these proteins:
- a CDS encoding Nif11-like leader peptide family natural product precursor, with the translated sequence MSTSELQRLALALGQDHALRQTLAAELAPCRSLEDAAARLQSHGYAIEAADLQASRGQLPGQPSAGPPSDGAALPDAALDGVTGGASFISSSAVPFTDKPGQVIDPWAMLASLSAQLSH